In Accipiter gentilis chromosome 18, bAccGen1.1, whole genome shotgun sequence, the following are encoded in one genomic region:
- the TMPRSS6 gene encoding transmembrane protease serine 6 isoform X1, translating into MHWGMAEERRRKMPQMEAEEQEEDANSLSKDGSETNSRDCLRYVPLGIAFLLLAGAAAATWYFLDYRPWHLEPAILRFYCGSLQVLNRQYSPDLGQVESRAFWLESAKLQKMLKELIRATELGRYYNSSTVYAFGEGALTFFFWFALQIPESQQKEVTAERVNTMLHQELSTSFNNSGSLSYQMEYRVNPDSLVLLESSVKDIVALKSTLGCYRYSYVQEDDVLRLEGPDYLASSCLWHLHGLKGYMIKLRLEWTLPDCRDRLAMYDAAGPLEKHLITSIYGCSRQEPIVEVLSSGPVMSIVWKKAMYSYYDPFILSAQVVPLEACEVNITLREGLELQGKIGTPHYPSYYAPNTQCTWHMTVPSLDYGVTLWFDAYALSRQKHDLPCTQGQWIIQNRRLCGLRTLQAYAERIPVTSSADITVAFTSQISLTGPGVQAAYSLYNQSDPCPGEFLCSVNGLCVPACDGIKDCPNGLDERNCVCPAKFQCREDSTCIEFSRVCNQQLDCINGSDEEQCSEGVPCGPFTYRCEDGTCVKKPNPLCDTAADCKDLSDEKRCDCGLQAPLSRIVGGANSVEGEWPWQASLQVRGRHICGGTLIADRWVVSAAHCFQDERLASASIWTVYLGKYLQNATSHTEVSFKVIRLFLHPYYEEDSHDYDVALLQLDHPVIISPLIQPICLPAPSHLFEPGLHCWITGWGALKEGGHISNVLQKVDVQLIQQDICSEAYHYMISPRMLCAGYQKGKKDACQGDSGGPLACKEPSGRWFLAGLVSWGMGCARPNQYGVYTRITQVLGWMNQTMS; encoded by the exons ATGCACTgggggatggcagaggaaaggagaaggaag ATGCCCCAGATGGAGGCCGAGGAACAAGAAGAAGACGCCAACTCCCTCTCAAAGGACGGATCGGAGACTAACTCACGTGATTGCCTCCGCTATGTGCCCCTTGGGATAGCCTTTCTTTtgctggctggagctgctgcagcaacCTGGTATTTCCTAG ACTACAGACCATGGCACCTGGAACCGGCCATCCTGCGGTTTTATTGTGGCAGCCTCCAGGTCCTCAATCGCCAGTACTCCCCGGACCTTGGGCAGGTGGAGTCCAGAGCCTTCTGGCTGGAGTCAGCTAAGCTCCAGAAGATG CTGAAGGAACTGATTCGTGCCACAGAGCTGGGTCGATATTACAACTCGAGCACAGTGTATGCCTTTGG GGAGGGAGCTCTGACCTTCTTCTTCTGGTTTGCCCTCCAAATCCCTGAGAGTCAGCAGAAGGAGGTGACTGCTGAGAGGGTAAACACAATGCTCCACCAAGAGCTCTCCACCAGTTTCAACAACTCGGGCAGCCTGTCCTACCAGATGGAGTACAGGGTCAACCCAGACTCGCTGGTTCTTCTGG aATCCAGTGTGAAAGACATAGTAGCGCTGAAATCCACTCTGG GTTGCTACAGGTACAGCTATGTCCAGGAGGATGATGTCCTAAGGCTGGAGGGCCCTGACTACTTGGCCTCCAGTTGCCTTTGGCACCTCCATGGACTGAAGGGCTACATGATCAAGCTACGCCTGGAGTGGACTCTCCCGGACTGCAGGGACCGCCTGGCTATGTACGACGCAGCCGGGCCCCTGGAGAAACACCTTATCACCTC GATCTATGGCTGCAGCCGGCAGGAGCCCATTGTGGAAGTCCTTTCATCTGGCCCTGTCATGTCCATTGTGTGGAAGAAAGCCATGTACAGCTACTATGACCCCTTCATCCTCTCAGCACAAGTGGTGCCCCTCGAAG CCTGCGAAGTGAATATAACTCTGCGGGAGGGCCTGGAGCTGCAGGGGAAGATCGGCACGCCACACTACCCCAGTTACTACGCACCCAACAcacagtgtacctggcacatgaCG GTCCCATCCCTGGACTACGGGGTCACCCTGTGGTTCGATGCCTACGCGCTCAGCAGACAGAAGCATGACCTGCCCTGTACCCAAGGCCAGTGGATAATTCAGAACAGAAG GTTGTGTGGTCTGCGGACCCTCCAAGCCTACGCTGAGCGGATCCCAGTCACGTCCTCTGCTGACATCACCGTCGCCTTCACCTCACAGATCTCCTTAACTGGCCCTGGTGTACAGGCGGCTTATAGTCTGTACAACCAATCTGACC CCTGTCCCGGGGAGTTCCTGTGTTCCGTGAACGGCTTGTGCGTCCCGGCCTGTGACGGAATCAAAGATTGCCCCAATGGGCTGGATGAGAGAAATTGTG TGTGCCCTGCAAAGTTCCAGTGCCGCGAGGACAGCACTTGCATCGAGTTCAGCAGGGTCTGCAACCAGCAGCTGGACTGCATCAACGGGAGCGATGAAGAGCAGTGCAGTGAAG GGGTCCCCTGCGGTCCTTTCACCTACCGCTGTGAAGATGGGACCTGCGTGAAGAAACCAAACCCCCTGTGCGACACCGCTGCAGACTGCAAGGACCTGTCCGACGAGAAGCGCTGTG ACTGTGGTCTGCAAGCCCCTCTCAGCAGGATCGTGGGTGGTGCGAATTCTGTGGAAGGGGAATGGCCGTGGCAGGCCAGCCTGCAAGTTCGGGGACGCCACATTTGTGGAGGAACACTTATTGCTGACCGCTGGGTGGTCTCAGCCGCACACTGCTTCCAGGATGAGAG ACTGGCCTCCGCCTCCATATGGACCGTTTACTTGggcaaatatttgcagaatgCCACCAGCCACACAGAGGTGTCCTTCAAGGTTATCCGCCTCTTCCTCCACCCTTATTACGAGGAGGACAGCCACGATTATGATGTGGCCCTGCTCCAGCTGGACCATCCTGTGATCATCTCACCCTTAATCCAACCCATCTGCTTGCCTGCTCCTTCTCACCTCTTTGAGCCTGGTCTTCATTGCTGGATCACTGGCTGGGGAGCCCTCAAGGAAGGCG GGCACATCAGTAATGTTCTGCAGAAGGTGGACGTGCAGCTCATCCAGCAGGACATCTGCAGCGAGGCCTATCACTACATGATTTCTCCCAGGATGTTGTGTGCTGGGTACCAAAAGGGCAAGAAAGACGCCTGCCAG GGTGATTCTGGAGGTCCGCTGGCCTGCAAGGAACCCAGTGGCAGGTGGTTTCTGGCTGGTTTAGTCAGCTGGGGAATGGGATGCGCACGTCCAAATCAGTATGGAGTATACACCAGGATCACTCAAGTGCTGGGCTGGATGAACCAAACCATGAGCTGA
- the TMPRSS6 gene encoding transmembrane protease serine 6 isoform X2, whose product MPQMEAEEQEEDANSLSKDGSETNSRDCLRYVPLGIAFLLLAGAAAATWYFLDYRPWHLEPAILRFYCGSLQVLNRQYSPDLGQVESRAFWLESAKLQKMLKELIRATELGRYYNSSTVYAFGEGALTFFFWFALQIPESQQKEVTAERVNTMLHQELSTSFNNSGSLSYQMEYRVNPDSLVLLESSVKDIVALKSTLGCYRYSYVQEDDVLRLEGPDYLASSCLWHLHGLKGYMIKLRLEWTLPDCRDRLAMYDAAGPLEKHLITSIYGCSRQEPIVEVLSSGPVMSIVWKKAMYSYYDPFILSAQVVPLEACEVNITLREGLELQGKIGTPHYPSYYAPNTQCTWHMTVPSLDYGVTLWFDAYALSRQKHDLPCTQGQWIIQNRRLCGLRTLQAYAERIPVTSSADITVAFTSQISLTGPGVQAAYSLYNQSDPCPGEFLCSVNGLCVPACDGIKDCPNGLDERNCVCPAKFQCREDSTCIEFSRVCNQQLDCINGSDEEQCSEGVPCGPFTYRCEDGTCVKKPNPLCDTAADCKDLSDEKRCDCGLQAPLSRIVGGANSVEGEWPWQASLQVRGRHICGGTLIADRWVVSAAHCFQDERLASASIWTVYLGKYLQNATSHTEVSFKVIRLFLHPYYEEDSHDYDVALLQLDHPVIISPLIQPICLPAPSHLFEPGLHCWITGWGALKEGGHISNVLQKVDVQLIQQDICSEAYHYMISPRMLCAGYQKGKKDACQGDSGGPLACKEPSGRWFLAGLVSWGMGCARPNQYGVYTRITQVLGWMNQTMS is encoded by the exons ATGCCCCAGATGGAGGCCGAGGAACAAGAAGAAGACGCCAACTCCCTCTCAAAGGACGGATCGGAGACTAACTCACGTGATTGCCTCCGCTATGTGCCCCTTGGGATAGCCTTTCTTTtgctggctggagctgctgcagcaacCTGGTATTTCCTAG ACTACAGACCATGGCACCTGGAACCGGCCATCCTGCGGTTTTATTGTGGCAGCCTCCAGGTCCTCAATCGCCAGTACTCCCCGGACCTTGGGCAGGTGGAGTCCAGAGCCTTCTGGCTGGAGTCAGCTAAGCTCCAGAAGATG CTGAAGGAACTGATTCGTGCCACAGAGCTGGGTCGATATTACAACTCGAGCACAGTGTATGCCTTTGG GGAGGGAGCTCTGACCTTCTTCTTCTGGTTTGCCCTCCAAATCCCTGAGAGTCAGCAGAAGGAGGTGACTGCTGAGAGGGTAAACACAATGCTCCACCAAGAGCTCTCCACCAGTTTCAACAACTCGGGCAGCCTGTCCTACCAGATGGAGTACAGGGTCAACCCAGACTCGCTGGTTCTTCTGG aATCCAGTGTGAAAGACATAGTAGCGCTGAAATCCACTCTGG GTTGCTACAGGTACAGCTATGTCCAGGAGGATGATGTCCTAAGGCTGGAGGGCCCTGACTACTTGGCCTCCAGTTGCCTTTGGCACCTCCATGGACTGAAGGGCTACATGATCAAGCTACGCCTGGAGTGGACTCTCCCGGACTGCAGGGACCGCCTGGCTATGTACGACGCAGCCGGGCCCCTGGAGAAACACCTTATCACCTC GATCTATGGCTGCAGCCGGCAGGAGCCCATTGTGGAAGTCCTTTCATCTGGCCCTGTCATGTCCATTGTGTGGAAGAAAGCCATGTACAGCTACTATGACCCCTTCATCCTCTCAGCACAAGTGGTGCCCCTCGAAG CCTGCGAAGTGAATATAACTCTGCGGGAGGGCCTGGAGCTGCAGGGGAAGATCGGCACGCCACACTACCCCAGTTACTACGCACCCAACAcacagtgtacctggcacatgaCG GTCCCATCCCTGGACTACGGGGTCACCCTGTGGTTCGATGCCTACGCGCTCAGCAGACAGAAGCATGACCTGCCCTGTACCCAAGGCCAGTGGATAATTCAGAACAGAAG GTTGTGTGGTCTGCGGACCCTCCAAGCCTACGCTGAGCGGATCCCAGTCACGTCCTCTGCTGACATCACCGTCGCCTTCACCTCACAGATCTCCTTAACTGGCCCTGGTGTACAGGCGGCTTATAGTCTGTACAACCAATCTGACC CCTGTCCCGGGGAGTTCCTGTGTTCCGTGAACGGCTTGTGCGTCCCGGCCTGTGACGGAATCAAAGATTGCCCCAATGGGCTGGATGAGAGAAATTGTG TGTGCCCTGCAAAGTTCCAGTGCCGCGAGGACAGCACTTGCATCGAGTTCAGCAGGGTCTGCAACCAGCAGCTGGACTGCATCAACGGGAGCGATGAAGAGCAGTGCAGTGAAG GGGTCCCCTGCGGTCCTTTCACCTACCGCTGTGAAGATGGGACCTGCGTGAAGAAACCAAACCCCCTGTGCGACACCGCTGCAGACTGCAAGGACCTGTCCGACGAGAAGCGCTGTG ACTGTGGTCTGCAAGCCCCTCTCAGCAGGATCGTGGGTGGTGCGAATTCTGTGGAAGGGGAATGGCCGTGGCAGGCCAGCCTGCAAGTTCGGGGACGCCACATTTGTGGAGGAACACTTATTGCTGACCGCTGGGTGGTCTCAGCCGCACACTGCTTCCAGGATGAGAG ACTGGCCTCCGCCTCCATATGGACCGTTTACTTGggcaaatatttgcagaatgCCACCAGCCACACAGAGGTGTCCTTCAAGGTTATCCGCCTCTTCCTCCACCCTTATTACGAGGAGGACAGCCACGATTATGATGTGGCCCTGCTCCAGCTGGACCATCCTGTGATCATCTCACCCTTAATCCAACCCATCTGCTTGCCTGCTCCTTCTCACCTCTTTGAGCCTGGTCTTCATTGCTGGATCACTGGCTGGGGAGCCCTCAAGGAAGGCG GGCACATCAGTAATGTTCTGCAGAAGGTGGACGTGCAGCTCATCCAGCAGGACATCTGCAGCGAGGCCTATCACTACATGATTTCTCCCAGGATGTTGTGTGCTGGGTACCAAAAGGGCAAGAAAGACGCCTGCCAG GGTGATTCTGGAGGTCCGCTGGCCTGCAAGGAACCCAGTGGCAGGTGGTTTCTGGCTGGTTTAGTCAGCTGGGGAATGGGATGCGCACGTCCAAATCAGTATGGAGTATACACCAGGATCACTCAAGTGCTGGGCTGGATGAACCAAACCATGAGCTGA